CGATCGAGCGCGACCTCGAACTCGGTTGGTACGAGGTACCGCCGTGCGCACGCCGCCACATCGCGAAACCGCTGGTCCGGGGCGGGTTCGACGCGCCGACTCACCCCGAGCGGTGACGGAAAGGCTCTCTTATCACACCCCGAGAGCGGTTAAGAAGGAGCGTCACGTAGACACGGTATGAACGCGATCCGTCGGGGCTTCGTCACCCAGGTCGGGATGGGGTACGAGGAAGCGTTCGAGCACGCCGAGGCGTTCGGGCTCGACTACGTCGAAGTAATGATGGACGGGACACACGAGCGCACCGCGCTCGCCGACGAAACCGATCGGGTGCTCGCGCTCGCGGACGAGCGTGGTCTCGATCTCGCGGTGCATCTCCCCTTCCGACTCGACATCGCCTCGCCGTTCGAGCACGTCCGCGAGGGCGCGCTCCGCGAACTCCTCGCGGCGATCGAGACCGCCATCGAATGCGGGGCGGAGAAAGGTGTGGTTCACGCGAGCACCGACGCGTGGCCGCCGGCGTGGGAGAACGATTCCCTCCACGGAAACCTGTTCTCGTCGATCCGCGACCTCGACGCGTTCGGGCGCGATCGTGACTTCGAGCTCTGTGTCGAGAACGTCGCCGGCGACTTCTTTCCTGCCGCATCGTTCCCACGACTGTTCGACGAAACCGACGCGAGCATGACGTTCGACACCGGCCACGCACGAATGAACGGCATGGATTCGGCGGCGATGGCCGAGTTCCTCGACGAACACGGCGATCGGGTGGGCCACCTCCATCTGAACGACACCCGGATGCCGAAGGACGAACACCTGCCGTTCGGGGCGGGCACCATCGATTTCGATCGGTTGTTCGAGCCGCTGCGCGACGGCTGGACCGGCACGCTCTCGCTCGAAGCGTTTACCGACGACTGGGGTTACATCGAGACCAGCGTGGACCGGCTCGACGACCTGCTCTGAGGTCGGCGGTCGATAGCCGCGTTACGCGTTCGATCCCGCCCCCGTCAGCGGAACGACTACATGATCGGTGTCGGCCACGATCCCGCGCTCGCGGTATTTGCGGAGGGCAGCCGGTGCGACCGCACACGTCGGCTCGACGTCGAACCCCGCTCGACCGAGTCGCTCGTGTTCCTCGCGCGTGGTTTCGGTGTCGATCGCGATGGCGTCGCCGCCGGTGGTCTGAATCGCGTCGACGATCGCCTTGATTCGGACGGGGTCGCGAATCTGGATGCCGTCGGCGAGATCGTTCTGGTCGTCGGAATCGTTGGCGTCGTTGCGTTCGGCGCGGCCGTCGAGCCTGTCGACGACCGGTGCGTAGCCAGCGGCCTGGGCACCGAGCAGTCGGGGTATCTCGTCGATCCAGCCGGCCGTGTGGAGTGCGCGGAACCCGCGGTACGCGCCCAGAAAGAGGGTGCCGTGGCCGAGCGGACAGACGACCGCCTCCGGCACCTGCCAGTCGCACTGGGCGGCGAGTTCGAGCGCGAACGTCGCGGTGCCGGCGAAGAAGGCGGGATTCCAGGCGTGACTCGCGTACCAGCCCGCACCGTCCCCGACGGCCTCGATCGCGGCCGCTGTGACGTCCGCCCTCGTCCCTTCGATTCGCACTACGTCGGCCCCCGTGCGCTCGATCGCCCGGAGTTTCGCCGATTTGGCGTCGGCAGGGACGTAGATCGTGGCGTCGAGTCCCGCACGGGCGGCGTAGGTCGCGATCGCGGTGCCGGCGTTGCCCGAGGAGTCCTCGATCACGCGGTCGGCCCCACACTCGATCGCGCGTGCGATCGTCGTCGCCGCGCCGCGATCCTTGAAACTACCCGTCGGCGAGACGTACTCGAGTTTGAACGTCGCGTCCCAGTCGAGCGCATCGCCAGCCGATGGCCGGCTTTCCGAGGGACGTTGTCCCTCGCTATCAACGATCGGGGCCCAACCCGCACCGAGAGCCACCGCTCGTTCAACGGGCAGGAAGTCCGCGAACGCCCAGAGTCCGTCGCGAGTGTCGAGATCGGCGAACGCGGGTGCGGGGCCGTCCGGCAGCGGTTGGGTGGCGAAATCGAGCGGCTGGCCGCACTCGCAGCACCAGCGGTCAGCGTAGGTGTTGCCGCAGGCAGGGCAGCGGAGATCGGCGGACATGGTTGGGAAAGCGGGCGCGGCGAACCAGTAGGTGACGGTTGCGGGGCGGTGGCGGTGCGGTCCTGGCGTCCTGCGGTCGCTCTGCGACCACAGGGCTCAGGAGAGCAAGCTCTCCTGGCGGATGAAGGGCGAGGCCCGTGGAGCGGGCCGAGGGCTTCGGCGGTGCTGTGCGGTGGGCGGTTGCGGAGAGCGCCAGCGATCCCACCGTGAACGAGGCCGCAGGCCGAGTGAGCGGGTGTTTTTAGTCCAGGTTTTTGGAAGGGGTTAGTAGTGATCGATGTCGGTTCCGACCGAGCAGACGTACTCGCCGGTAGCGACCTGTGGCAGCCGGCGGGTTCGCCAGAACACGCCGTCGGCATCGGCGGTGGTCTCGGCTTTCACCGTCCCGAACGCGTCGGTGACGTGAAAGAGTCTGTCTCCCTGCTCGACGCTGTCGCCGAGCTCGGGCGCGAAGTCGACGAGGCCACCGGCGGGCGCACCGTACTGTTCGAACCCGGTCGCACGGACCTGGTCGTCGGGGTCGACATCACCATCGAGGAACCCGTACGCCGTGAGCACGTTGAAGATCCCCTCGACGCCGATCGCGACGCTCTCGGGATCGAGTCCGACCGCACCGCCGAGCTCGGGATCGATGGTCGGGACACCTTCGTCGGGGGCGGCACGGGCGAGCTGGCCGTCGGGACCCTTCTGATCGAGGACGTGGCCGCAGTCGAAGGTTTTGGCGAGTTCGAGACACTCGCTGTGGAGGTGGTGGCGCGGACCACATCGGACTCTGGTCTCGTGGATCATCCGACTCGTCGAGCCCTGGTGGAGATCGAGCACGAGGTCAGCGCCGGTGGCGGCCTCGAACGCGGCGGCGGCGATGCGTTCGGAGGAGGAGCCGTGCTCGTCGCCCGGAAAGGCCCGATTGAGCTTGGTGTCGTCGATCGGGTTGCGGTGTTCGGCCACCTGGAAGGCGTGGAGGTTGACGATCCCGACGATCAAAACTGTGCCGGCGAGGTCGTCGGGATCGAGCTGCGGAACCAGCGATCGAACGACGCCGACGCCGTTGAGTTCGTCGCCGTCGCTCGCGGCCTGAATGTAGAGCGTATCGCCCTCGGCTGCGCCGTTGACGACACAGACCGGCAGTCCCAGCGGGCTCCCGTCGCGGGTCTCGCCGACCGACAGCCGCCCGGTGTCGATCTCACCGGGAGCCGCGTTCGCGGTTCCGAGGCTCGTCATCGTTCGATGACGACCGCCGAACGTTCTTGAGGCGTTCGATATCCGTGTCGAATCAACGGGAATTTGGGGTCGCGAGTCGTAGTGAGTGCGTGTCGAACGACGCTCCGGAGCGCCCACCCAGCGCGGAGTTCGCCGCGGCACTGTCGGTCCCGCGCAACGCGAAGATCGGGGTCGCGGCCGGCGTCGCGGTCGCGGTCCTCGCCTACGCCTATCGGGTACTCGAACTCGCGGGGCCAGCGGCCGACACGCGCGGGTCACCTCTCCTCTTTGCCGTTCTCGCCGTGACGCTCGCGTTCGGCAGCGCGGCACTCGTGACGGTGGCGCTGACCTTAGTATCCGCCTACCGACTCGCCCGGGAGCGATAACCACCACGACGACGCGAATACGGCCAACGCCTGCGTATACTCGGCATCGATCCGTCCTCACAATAGTCAACGAAAGCGTCATGTGTCGGTTTCTTTTCAGCCCGTGGAGCGAACGACGAAGTATGCCGGAGCCGATACTGTTCGGGCTGGTAGCCGTCGGTCTCCTCAGTGGCAGCCTCGTTCACACCCTCGTCGACTGGCGATCAGTGCTTCCGTTCGTCGGTGATCCGGACGGAGATGACGACGATGCGGACGACGATGACCACGATACGGACGATCGGGACGATCCGGACGAGGACAACGAGGATCGGGACTGATTACGGTGCCGCGCCGGCGAGCGCCCGGAGTCGTTCGGCCGCCGTCTGCGGCCCCTTCGCGAGCAGCACGTCCCCGGCAGCGAGTTCGGTGTCCGGACCGGGCGACACGACCCAGTCGTCCCGCAGTTCGGTCACTGACTCGTCGGTCACCGATTCGACGGTGACGGCCTCACGGGTCGCCCGCCGGACCGCGATCACACCCATGCCGGTCTCGGTCCGAACCATCCGACCGCCGAGCGTCGCGCCGTCGAGATCGCTGTCGGGCGCGACAGTCAGTCGGACGATGACCTCGTCGGATTCCTTGACGGCCTCCGCGATCACCGGATGCGAGCCGAGTCCTCGGAGCACGCCCTCGCTGATCTCGACCGCGGCATCCGAGATGACCTCGGTGCTCCGGGCGAGGTGGACGAGTCCACGAAGTGACACCGGATCATCGATCTTCGCGGCCGCTTGCAGCGTCCACGCCTCGAAACGAGACTGGAGCTGGTCGACCTCGGCCTCCAGACTCACTACCTCGCGCGCGAGATCCTCACTGTCGAACAGCACCGCGCCGTAGGCGAGATCGACCCCGAGTTCGCTCATGTTTTTCATCAGTACCACCGAATCCATCGCCCGATCGAGGTCCGCAATGGTGGGCTCGGGGGCCTCGGGCGGCGTGTAGTGCTCGCCGGTGGTACTCCGATAGACGCCCGCGACCCCTTCCTCGGGCCCACGAAAGAACACGGCGTCGTCCGGGCGGAGATGCGTCTCGCGATCGGGGTTCATCAGCCACTCGTCGCCGCGCCGGATCGCGATCGCACGCACGCCGGTCTCGCTTTCGAGATCGATCTCCCCGAGGGTCGCGTCGGCAAAGCGCGCGTCGGGTGCGACGCGGGCGCGAACCAGCGTCTCGACCGCCGCGGGGAGCGCGGCAGCCATTGCGGGCGGCAACCCGATGTCCTCAACGACGACTTTCGCGATATCGCCGGTCGCGTCGCTAATCTTCTCGGCCGCCCCCACGATCCCGAGTACAGGTGCGAGCGCTTCGGCGTCGTCGGTGCTCCGGGCGGCCATCAGCAGGCTCATCCGCGTCCGGAGCTGGAGCACGTCCATTTCGGCTTCGAGTTCGAGAACGGCCTCCGCGACCGCATCGCTCCGCAGCAGGACGGCGGAGTACGAGAGGTCGATCATCAGCTCCGCGATGTCTTTCATCTCCGCGAGGAGCTGTTTGACGCTCCGAGGCTCGTACCCAACCGCCCGTGTCATATCGTGAGATTCGTCCAAGCCGACAAAAGGGTTCGTGCGTCGCGGCCGATCGGGTCCGGCCATCCTCCAATCGATCCAGGAAACGCTCAGCCCGACGGATTTTCCATATAGTGCTTTGGGATTTATTGAGTGGTTCTATCGTTCTATCCGAGGATGTAGCGAAATCACCGCCCACGCAGTGATCGAGATGGATAGCGCCGTCAAATGCCAGTGGCTACCGTGGCTAGCAGTTAGCTTTGAAAGATTCACCATATAGGCCGCTGGGCTCCGGGTCGAGGTAAAGTCTTATCGCGCAGTCATAGACATCTCCCAAACCGATTCGGTGCCGGCCATACGTTTGCTGGCAGGATTCTTGCCGTTGGAATAGTGAGCTATCTTCGATGAGAAGTCACGTTCACAACTGGGCAGCTCACCGAAATCGATCCCAGGGACGGTATCAAGCTGTGAGATCACGACGGTCACGTTCCAATAAACCACATCCCACGATAGTAATTCGGTCGTCGATTCGTGGATCAGCAATCGATCCGATGCGTTGACTCTAGCGAAAACGGTCGAAAGAGGCGGCTTCAGTCTGGTTTGAGAAGAACAGCTATCACGCAGGTCAGTCGGCGGCCGTCGCGCGGGTCGCCGTCGCCTTGAACGACGTGACGACCGAATCGCCGGTCACGAGGTCGAGTGCCGCGAGCGCGTCGTGGGTCACGAGCACGGCCAGCGACTCCCTAGCTCCGATATCAACACCGACGCGAACGATCGTCTCACCGTGGTCGAGGTCGACCACAGTACCGCGAAATCGGTTGCGTGCGCTCATCTCGCCCGTTTCTGGAATGTCGTCCGGTGCGTGGAGCGTGACGGCGTCGGCCCGCAGCGTCACCTGAACTCGTTCGGAAGCCTCGGGAGCCAGCGCGCGCACCGTTCCGGCAGCCGTCTCGACGGTCGCCAGCTCGCCGTCCCGGTCGACGATCCGTCCGCGGAGAACAGTCTCCTCGACCGTCGCAGTGCCGGTGTACGCCGTTTGGAGCCGATCGAAGCGTGCGATCAGGTCGTGTGCAGCGTCGGTGAGTTCGCTGCCGCCT
This window of the Halococcus saccharolyticus DSM 5350 genome carries:
- a CDS encoding sugar phosphate isomerase/epimerase family protein, encoding MNAIRRGFVTQVGMGYEEAFEHAEAFGLDYVEVMMDGTHERTALADETDRVLALADERGLDLAVHLPFRLDIASPFEHVREGALRELLAAIETAIECGAEKGVVHASTDAWPPAWENDSLHGNLFSSIRDLDAFGRDRDFELCVENVAGDFFPAASFPRLFDETDASMTFDTGHARMNGMDSAAMAEFLDEHGDRVGHLHLNDTRMPKDEHLPFGAGTIDFDRLFEPLRDGWTGTLSLEAFTDDWGYIETSVDRLDDLL
- a CDS encoding threonine synthase → MSADLRCPACGNTYADRWCCECGQPLDFATQPLPDGPAPAFADLDTRDGLWAFADFLPVERAVALGAGWAPIVDSEGQRPSESRPSAGDALDWDATFKLEYVSPTGSFKDRGAATTIARAIECGADRVIEDSSGNAGTAIATYAARAGLDATIYVPADAKSAKLRAIERTGADVVRIEGTRADVTAAAIEAVGDGAGWYASHAWNPAFFAGTATFALELAAQCDWQVPEAVVCPLGHGTLFLGAYRGFRALHTAGWIDEIPRLLGAQAAGYAPVVDRLDGRAERNDANDSDDQNDLADGIQIRDPVRIKAIVDAIQTTGGDAIAIDTETTREEHERLGRAGFDVEPTCAVAPAALRKYRERGIVADTDHVVVPLTGAGSNA
- a CDS encoding succinylglutamate desuccinylase/aspartoacylase family protein, encoding MTSLGTANAAPGEIDTGRLSVGETRDGSPLGLPVCVVNGAAEGDTLYIQAASDGDELNGVGVVRSLVPQLDPDDLAGTVLIVGIVNLHAFQVAEHRNPIDDTKLNRAFPGDEHGSSSERIAAAAFEAATGADLVLDLHQGSTSRMIHETRVRCGPRHHLHSECLELAKTFDCGHVLDQKGPDGQLARAAPDEGVPTIDPELGGAVGLDPESVAIGVEGIFNVLTAYGFLDGDVDPDDQVRATGFEQYGAPAGGLVDFAPELGDSVEQGDRLFHVTDAFGTVKAETTADADGVFWRTRRLPQVATGEYVCSVGTDIDHY
- a CDS encoding DUF7536 family protein; amino-acid sequence: MSNDAPERPPSAEFAAALSVPRNAKIGVAAGVAVAVLAYAYRVLELAGPAADTRGSPLLFAVLAVTLAFGSAALVTVALTLVSAYRLARER
- a CDS encoding potassium channel family protein translates to MTRAVGYEPRSVKQLLAEMKDIAELMIDLSYSAVLLRSDAVAEAVLELEAEMDVLQLRTRMSLLMAARSTDDAEALAPVLGIVGAAEKISDATGDIAKVVVEDIGLPPAMAAALPAAVETLVRARVAPDARFADATLGEIDLESETGVRAIAIRRGDEWLMNPDRETHLRPDDAVFFRGPEEGVAGVYRSTTGEHYTPPEAPEPTIADLDRAMDSVVLMKNMSELGVDLAYGAVLFDSEDLAREVVSLEAEVDQLQSRFEAWTLQAAAKIDDPVSLRGLVHLARSTEVISDAAVEISEGVLRGLGSHPVIAEAVKESDEVIVRLTVAPDSDLDGATLGGRMVRTETGMGVIAVRRATREAVTVESVTDESVTELRDDWVVSPGPDTELAAGDVLLAKGPQTAAERLRALAGAAP
- a CDS encoding TOBE domain-containing protein, with translation MDAGFEARLQTDGASFEAADAALLRAVDEHRSLNAAADALGRSFSRAHKRITVLEDEFGELVERQRGGVGGGGSELTDAAHDLIARFDRLQTAYTGTATVEETVLRGRIVDRDGELATVETAAGTVRALAPEASERVQVTLRADAVTLHAPDDIPETGEMSARNRFRGTVVDLDHGETIVRVGVDIGARESLAVLVTHDALAALDLVTGDSVVTSFKATATRATAAD